tggcagcaccctgcagctgtgcctttTAGGAAGGGGTGGTGGGACCAGGGCGTGCTGCGGCACGAAGCGAAGGCGATGACAGCGCTCGCCCCCGCACCCTGCGCCCAACCCTTGTCCCCACTTTGTGTTGGGGAGTCAGACAGGCCCTGCACGGCGGCCAGCACACCGGGATGCCAGCTGGTCCCACAGACCAGCCCTGCCGGAAAGTCCTGCCGTGCCCCAGGCACGTGAGGCTCCGTGCTAAAGAGTCACCACCAATTATCAGTGATGCTTCCGCCCTGCCTGCGCTAATTACAGCGTGCATCGCCAGTGGGGCAGGAACTGCTGGCTCACCCCACTAGGGTGAGAGGGCATCGTGGTGGGGCAAGCCAGCGCCCCAAAACAAGAGCCTCTGGAACCCTGGTGATCCCAGCAATTGGATATGGACACCTGGCATGGTGgcgctgctccagccctgtctcTGGGGCAGATGGGAGCACTTCTTCCCCCTTGTCACTTCATGGGGTGCccaaggcactgctggggtgggaTGCTGGGCGCAGCAGGACACTGACATCAAACCGAGGCATTGGAAGGCAGCCACTCCAAGCACAGCATGCTGGTGGTTTCCTCCAGGCTCCATGCAGGTTGCCATGGCATGAACTGGAGCTGGCCTCCCCAGGAGCTACTGGTATGGGTCACAGGGCACGTGCACTCCCTAGCTGGCACCCCGCTGAAACAGGGCTCAGGCAGCTCACAGGTTCTGGGGCAAGGTTAAGTCTTTGACTTCTGGCTACATGCCCAGAGGCTGCCTCATCCACTTGACCACACAGCCCTCACAagcccaggatttttcccaaGGCACAGTGCATGGAGTGGGGAGCCACAAGGCTGGTACGAAAAGCTCCCAGTGGGGTACAGCTGGATCCTGACCCAGCCCTTGGAGACAGTAAAATCCTTCAAAGCCTCTCGGCTAAAATCTGTCTCTTGGAGCTGATAAGCAAGGCCAGCCCTTGGCTGCATGGGGTCCCCTAGTCCCACCAGGGTTTGGTACAGCTTGCAGGCACCCACATCCTGTGGTGGAGAAGGATGGAGACCCCATTGCTCCAACAGCCCGTACCCGGCAAGTCACCCAAGAGAGGAACCCAGGCGTCCCTGAATTCTTGAACCCTATTCCCTTTAAACCTCTGTCCCCCAAAGGCCAGTGCCACCCCAGACCTCGCCCCTCAGTTGTCCGCTGCTGGTGCCCCACttcccctgcctgcagtgccaggactGCCAGGGTCTCCCAGTTTATTGCCAGATGTCGGGGCGGTTGGGGTTACACCAGACAAACGCTACGGGAAGCAGTTAGTGAGTGGGGGGCCATGGGGGCCGTGGGCAGgggccagggaagggctgtCCCACTCACTCCCCCAGCCGGCGGCCTCCCTGCCGTTCCCCTGGGCTGCCACGCTCCCCCGCGCTGGGGACCCCTCCTGTGCCCCgtggctgccctggctcagtggcccccagcaccccccagcTCGCTGTGTTCACCCCCTGCAGCGAGGCCGGCGGCCGGGGCGGCGCAGGGGGCACGGGGCAGCGTGGGTGGGTGGGAGGCGGTGCTGGCATTATTGCTATGGCAGGCGGGAGCAGCGCGACCCTCCCCACGCTCAGATCACAGTCTCGAAGAGCGTCGCCTTCTCcttggggggctctggggccaGCAGCTTGGCTTCTGCCTCTGGCGTCAGGTACTCCAGGTGGTGTTGGCCCCAGATTGGAGTGGTCAGGAGCTGCCAGCGCTGTGGGGACATCGTGTCAGCACCCAGGGACAACAGCACTGGGACTGCCTGGACCCAGCTTGGTGAATTCCCCGCAAtgcacagggagaggaaagggatgGGATTTGGACGGGGGTGGAGGTGAGACTGGGACAGGAAAGGGATTGAAATGGGATTGAGAAAGGGACAGAGAttgcacagggacagggatgggactgTAACACTGACAGGATTAAGACAGTGATGTCAGCAAGGATGGGGTTTGGGTGAGGCTGGGAATGAGACAGCAGTGAGGATAGGAATCTGATAGGAGTGAGAACAATGAAGACAGGAACAGGACTTGGATAGGGTGAGTCTAGGATGGGTAAAGGACTAAATGAGATTGAGAGAAGGACAGGAAATGTGGGGAGACAGTGATGGGGATGTGCCCAGGATCTGGCTGCAATACGGATAGGGATATGGATAGGGATAGGACTGAGAGAGTCAGACAGATGTAAGCATTGGTGGGAATCAGGTAAGATTACTGCTGTGGGAATAAGACAGCAGTGGGGGGATTTGGGTGGGAGTGAGACAATGAGGACAGGCACATGATTTAGATGGGAATGGGACAGTGATGAAAACAGGGATGAGACCTGGCTGTGGATGGGACTGTGATGGCAATGTGGATAGTGGTGGGATTTGAACAGGAATCAGACAGTGATAAAGACAGGGATGGGATCTGGCAGTGGATGGGACTGAGATGGCAATGTGGATGGTGGAATTTGAACAGGGCTGGGTCTGGGCCAGGGACAGTACAAAGAAGGGGACAACCACGGCTGAAAATGGGGTGGGGACAGAGGCAGGAGTGATCCCGCTGCACTGCCCTCACCTCGCGCAAGGAGCCTTTGCAGCGCAGGAGCTTGTAGATAACAGTGCAGGGGATGCAGAGCATGGAGGAGAGTGCCAGGACCCAGCCGATAGCTTCCCCCCACCACGGGTACACGTATGTCTTATTGTATGTCAGCGGCTTGTAGTTCACCACGTGGAACACAAAGATGCCCTGGGTGGAGAGAGGGAGGTGAGGTCCCCACCCCGACGCGAGTCACCGCCGAGTCCCCGAGCCGCACGCTCGCCCCACGGCGGCGACACGCGTGTGCCGACAGCGGCCGCCGGGGGGCGCTCAGTGCCCGCGGCGCAGAGCGGGGAGGTGACACACGCGTGTCCCCACGCGTGGTGGCCTCGCTCACCACGCAGACCAGCGGTGtcaccacagcccagcaccactTCATGACGGGCAGCGGCCGGTAGCCGATCATACGGGCCACATCGTCCATGAAGCGGTCGGCACCTGTGGGGAGGACGGCATCAGCTGGGGCACTTGTGTCCCACTTTGTGTCCCCCCTTATATCCCCTTCCCCGTGTCCCCCTGGCCTCACCATAGACCCAGGCAATGACCACGCACTCCCAGAAAGCCTGCCACAGCAACGTGATCCCGCTGGCCGAGTAGTTGTCAAAGAGCTGGAATACGTACATGCCGCCCTGCCAGGAAGGTGCCCGTGTCACCAGCATTGTGCTGGCTGCCCCGCTCGTCGTCACGCTGGCAAGTCATAGCTTTGCCAGCACCGGTACCCTGCCTGGCATGGGcaccctgctcccacagcaccccTACGCCACAGAGACCCCCATGCCATAGGCAGCTCCACTGACACGAGGGCAGCAGTGAGCTCCCATCCCACAGTGGGATATCATGGGAAGTGATGCctcaggagcaggcacaggtgGCCAGTGTGGGGCTGGCcggcagtgtccctgctgtgtcccccacCTGTGTGACCATGGAGAGGTCAATGAGGCAGCAGATGATGCAGCAGAGCGCAGCGGTGAGCTCACGGCGCAGCGAGCCAGCCCCCGGCTGGGGGAACAGGTCCAGGATGCCCGTGATGAAACCCTCCACACCGACAAACTGTGGCAAAAAGCAGGGCTCAGTGGGGACGTGCCACCCATCCTCTCCCTGTTCCCCATCTCCCTGGTTGCCACAGCACCTGGCTGTCCAGCCCCAGCACGAGAAGCATGATGAAAAAGAGCGTGGCCCACAGCGGGGACAAGGGCATCAGCGTCACAGCTTTGGGGTAGGCGATGAAAGCCAGCCCAGGACCTGCAGAAGAGTGGGGTCAGAGATGCCACTCAAGGGGTGACACAGAAGACACAGTTGGCACCCACCATCCATCACTTACCAGACTCGGCCACCTTGGAGATGTCCACGCCCTGCTCAGAGGCCATAAAGCCGAGCACAGAGAAGACAACAAAGCCGGCAAAGAAGCTGGTGCAGCTGTTGATCACAGCCAGGATGTAGGCATCCCTGTGGGCACAGCATCTAAGGAAGtgctggggggcactggggaacACACCAGGGGGTCACTGGGACACACCGGGGgggcctgcctgcagctggcagagccctaCCTGTAGCAGTTGTTGTGGAAGCGGTTGTAGCTGCCCAGTGCGGTCAGGGCGCCCAGCCCGATGGCATAGGAGAAGAACACCTGGGTGCCAGCATCAATCCAGACCTGGGGTGTGAGGGAGGATGTCACGGGGTGATGGGGGTGCCAGGGCATTGTCTAGCACCCaactccctgctgctctccccactgCCCTCACCTGTGCCTCAACCAGCTTGGACCAGTCAGGTTTCAGGTAGTAGATGATGCCACCCAGCGCGCCAGGCAGTGTTACTCCGTGGAccagcaggaggatgaggaCCACATACGGGAAGAGCGCCGTGAAGTAGACAATCTGAAGAGCAGTGGGTGGCCATAAGACCCCCCAGGCCAGGGCTCTCTGTCACGTGCCACAGGTGTCCTAGCAGGACCAGAGCTTGGGAatgtccccagcagctggaagcGCCTCCCAGACACATGTGGAACACAGCCCTCCCACCCCTgtgggctgtggcacaggatGGCAGGAGCCAACAGTGCCATGTGTTGCAGTCTTTGTTCATGCCAGTGGCCCTGATGTATGTTCCCCCTGCCAGCATTACCTTCCCAGTTGACTTGACACCCTTCCAGATGCAGAAGTAGACAATGACCCAGGTGGTAAGCAAGCAAAGGATCATCTCCCAGTTCATCTCCCCTGGCTCGCTGAGCCCCCCAGAGAGACGCAGCACCTTGTTCCTGCagagtggggctgtgctgagcaccagCATGACACTCCCAGCCCCAGACAACACCCTCCTGGTTCCCACACTCACTCCCAAAACTCAATGACAGGTGAGCGCTTGTTGGTCATGTTGGTGCAGCTGAAGTTGGAGGTCCAAGTGCTGGCAGTGGTGTTAGTGCTGACATTTTGGCACAGGTCCAGGTTGAAGAGCTCCGTGCACTGCTCCGTGTTCCAGGAATGACCACAGgtggcccagggcagggtgtcCGTCAGTGAATGCACCAGGTAAAAGAGCCCCCACACCAAGATCATGATGTAGTAGGAGTTGCAGAAGAAGACGATCACCATAGAGGCCAGGCCTAAACCTGTGGCATGGGGGGATCAGAGCCCACAGGCACCTGTGGGCATCTGGCAGCCAGCGTGGAGTGGGATACGGGGTGCTGTAGGGATGGGGGAGGACAGAGGAGAactgacagggacaggacagggaaagCTGGGAAGCTGGCAGTCCTggacaggacaggagagagCCGGTGGGAATGGGACAGGGAAGCTGGCAGCcccagtcaggacaggacagggtggggacagctgGCAGCATGGCACAGGACCAGGGGTGAGCCGGCAAGATacctctggagctggggatCCAGCAGCTGCCCGGGATCCAGCAGCATGCAGGCAGGGAGCCACAGGGGCAGgcaaggcaggcagggcagcacgGGGTGCCGTGGGGCACAGGTGCAGGCAGCTGCCATCCTTGGCTGCGGCAAAGGGCGGCAGTGGGACGCGGGCAAGGtgcaggggagcaggcagggcgTGGGcagggtgctgccagccccagcaggctgcATGCAGCCGAGGCACAGTCAGGGTGCAGACAGGGTGCCGGGGGCCCTGGCCAGGGTGCAGGGGCCGCGGAAAGGGTGCAGGCAGGGCACGGACAGGGCGCGGCGTTACCCTTGAAGAGGGGGGCGATGTTCCAGGCGGCGATGCCCCCCTGTTTCATGAACTGTCCCAGAGCCACCTCCAAGAAGAAGATGGGGATGCCGCCCACGAAGACGATGAGCAGGTAGGGGATGAGGAAGACGCCTGGGGCCGGGGGCAGGGGGCCAGCTCAGCCACCGCCGTCCCCCCGGCCCCCCCTTTTGCTCCCCCCCttccccgcgccgcccgcccggaCGCAGCGAATGGCAAAGGCGCCTCCGCGCCCTCCCCTTGGCGCGATGTAGGTCAGCACGGGCAGGTAGTGGGGGGCTCCCACGACCCCCCGCCCCGTGAGTGACTCTGGAACACCGCGGGCTGGCCTACGAGCCCCTCGAAGGCCCAGGACGAGCTGACCCAGCGTGGGGTGACCCCCAGGCACACACTCCGGGGCGGGAAAGGGGTGCCCCCCGCGCCGCGGGGCGCACCCCCGCGGCGTGGGGCGAGCACGAGGCTCACCTCCGCCGTTCTTGTAGCACAGGTAGGGGAAGCGCCAGACGTTGCCCAGCCCCACGGCGAAGCCCACGCAGGACATGATGAAATCCATCTGCCGGGTCCATGTCTCCCGTTCGGGGGCGGCCTCTTTGGGGGGACCAGGGGGTCGCACCAGTGGTGCCGTCACTGTTCGCTCCTCGCCCGCCGTGGGGGGCTCTGTGCCCTCCGCCCCGCCGGGGCCTTCTGCCGAGACGGGGGTTGTGGGGATGCCCACGCCGCCGTCACGCGCGCCCGTGGGGGCGCcgtggcgggggggggggagcaCCTCCCCCCCCCGCGCGCCCCTCTCCGCGCGTAGGGGCGTGACGTCAGATGTCAGGCCGGCGCGTGACGTCACAATGCAGAGCGGTGACTCACCCcgcggcggcgggagggggCGCGCCGCGGTCGCGCGGGGCCGTGGgcccccctctccccctccccaagcTCATCCCTCCCCGGCGCTCCCCGCTTACCGGAGCCCGCgggggcagcggcggccgcggctGTGGCGGCGGCGGCGTCACGTCGCGGGGCGTCGGGCGGCTGCGGAGCGGCCGTGTCGGTGGGGACGGGGGGCATGTCGCGGGGGGCCGGGGAGCGGGGGCGGGTCGGGGGCGGCTCCGTGGCCGAGGGGGGCTCAGAAGCAATCCACGAAGCACTTGAAGGTGAGTCGGAAGAACCTCATTGAgggcggcggggcgcggcggggcgggccgggccgggcgggcggctCAGAGCCGGGCTGCGGGGCCGGCGCCGCGCGGCCGCTCCGGGGCTCTCTGCGCCGCGGCAccgggcggcggcggaggcAGCGACCGGCCGCACCGCCCCCCGAGCCCCATTGGCCGCGCCACCCGCCCGCGGCTTGACGGGACTTGCAGTTCCGACGCACTGGCACCGGCCCCGGGGCGAGGCGGGGGGCACGGGGGGACAAGGCACACCCGGTGGGATTCCGGGCACTACGGACAGCGAGGGACGGCCTTAGCAACGGTGGATATTGGGCACGAGGGACACAAGGCAGTAGCGCACGCCCGGGGGCACCAGGGAGCAGAGCGCTAGGGACAGCAGGCGACAAGACAGGCAGCGGGGGACGAGGCACTTCAGCGCACAACAGGCACTACAACTCCGGGACTTGCACGTCTCGCCCCACTAGCAGCAGGGCGCAGAAGACACGGGGCACTAAAGCGGCAGGATTTGCACAGGGGACACAAGACAACAgggtgcagccagcagcagagcacatgAGGCAGCAGGGAACACTGTGTCCCCTGCCGCTGCTGTGGAGTGCACCCGGCAATGGCACCAGTCCCTGAGGGATATTAGGGGATAGCGAGCACCAAGTCGCACCAGTGAACACCGGAGCACGAGGGTACCTGTGGCAGTAGGGTGCTGGGGGTCCTAACAGCACACTGGGGACATGGTGCCCTGACCCAGGGGGCAGAAGGGCCCAAGGGATAGCAGGCAGCAGAGGCGAGTGGAGTTCAGAGAGTTTAATGAGCGCAGGACAAACCCCGATTCCCCCcaaccccccaccccccagtGCCTGGCCTGGCCCACACTCCCAGGCCAGGCCCCCCATGACACCCTAGTCGACTTCTTCCATGCTGCTGTAGGAGGGGGCTGGGCACTCGGCGGGGCTGGCAAAACGCTCGGGGAGGCCTTCCGCAGCCAGCGGCGGGGCTCCTTCGGGGGCCAGACCGGATCCGAACGGCACCGGGGGCAGTCCCTGCAAGCAGAAGGTGGGCATGAGAGGGAGACTTGCATCCTGCCCACCCATCTACCTCCCTTGCTCCCGGGGGGCTGGAGAGGTGCCCAGAGGGGACATAGCCCCACACACAGaatgtgcagctcctgggcttaAAGAGCAGCAGTTGGTGGCAAACCCCACGGCAGGACAGAGGGAAGCAGCGTGCCCAGGGCCGCTGGAGGAATCCCCTCCGGCTCAGCAGGAGGGCAAGACCGCAGCAcactcctgccccagggctgctcagccactggtggtgggagcagagccctgcacccCAGCACGGGTGGCAGTGACGGGCCACAGGCACGCTGCCAGTGCCTGCTGGAGGTCTGAGGAACAGAGCAGGGCCAGAGGGGATTTCCAGGGCTCAGAGCACCTTGTCAGGCCTCATGCCGGCCACCCACCACCGGTGAGGGCAGGcaggtgcaggcagcagcttgtGGGCCCCAACCCTGGGGTGCCAGCACCAGTTGGAGCAGAGGTCAGCCCACCGGCGCTGGGCACTGACTCAGACCCACGAGGCCGGCATTGTGGGTGAGCGGGGGAAGCTGCTGAGACCCAGGGCTGTAGACAATGAGGCGACTGTTCCAGGACAGGCACCTCATGACCACGGCACAGCCCTGCCGGGCTCCCCGGCTGGGACCTGCCTGGGAGGGGAGTAAACCTCAGCACGTGGAGGAGGGGTGTGGGACAGAGGTAGAGGGAGTTCAGCTCAGGCCCCGGGCTAAAACGCAGACAAACCCCTTCACTGCAAAGCATCTCTCCCAGGCCAGctgagggcactgccagcagaacagcagtggagacagaaaagaaagtcaCAGGGTTCTGAAGTCACCTCTCACACCCAGATACGCCAGAGCTGTCTGAGCCACATTCAGCCAAGGGCAACACGTCTCAATGTCAGACACGGTTGGAGTGGCAGCCTGTGCCCCAGCCTCAGGGGactgcctgctcctggccctgctgggctcgCCACGCCCTGCACGTGTCCCATGAGGCTATACCACTCTACAGCTGGGACCggagcccagcctgtgccccaTGGcatgggcaggcagagctcactcctgagcctgctgccaCACAAGGTGCACCAGACACCCAGCAAAGCCCAATGGATGGTCCTGGTGCCAGCTGGGTCACAGAGTGGCCTCAGGTGACCCCAGTGTAGAGTCCTTGCCTCTGTGTGGGAGTCCCAGCACACAGGACAGGaatgctgcatttctttggaaaaccTGGCTTTATTAATGCACCATGGTCATATCTGTGCTCCCTGACCCCAtgcctctcctgcagcatgGGCAGCTGTATCCTCGCAAATGAGGTGCTGCACCACGCTGCCCTGAAGAGGCCAACTCCCCCAGatgctgccagcacacagccccACGGACTGGTGGGAGGCAGTGACCCACAGAGATAGGTGCTCACCATGGCACCTCAGTCTGGATTGCCAGGCTCCCCAGCACTgtctggggctgagcagggaagcACACAAGCCCTTGGTGACAAGCCTGTccagtcccagcacaggagtGCAGCACACACACTCCCAGTGCACAGGCAACTGGCACCAGAAGGCTCAGCAGAAGGCTAGCAGGGCAAACTGGGCTGGCCAAGGACCGTGGGTAGTCCCAGCCACAGGGGAGCTCAaggttcctgcagcagcacagctgagagagGTGGCCAGCCAGGGCCCGTGTCAGGGCATCCTGCCCTTGCTGCAGCCTCCCGGCAGGTCTCCACTTCCTTCTTGGGAGCCAAGCAGAGATAGCTGAAGTGCCCACAGGGCTCTCAGGCCCCTGCAACACTGGAGCAGCAATGTCCGTTCTTGAGCAGCAGATAGCCTTGAGGCCTGCCCCACTCCCAGTGGGCAGCAAGGAAGGGCAAAGGAGCTTCTGGTTCTGGGCTGTGCCTTGGCAAAGTAGCAGGCTGGCCACACAGGCctgccagctggcacaggagatGCCAGAGCAGACAGACAGGAGCCGACAGCCCCATGTTTCCCTTGGCGAGTCTTTCCCAGCGatttctgtcctgctgcctcaTGTCTTCGTCTCATAGCGTCCTGGGACGGCGCGTGCCCTGGCGGCCCTGCTCCCGCAGCTGGCCACGCGCCTGGGCCTATCTCCAGCGGGGCTGGTAAATGAGTGGGTAGAAGACGTTCAGGAAGAGAGCCACAATTGCAGCTGTGGTGGCCAGAACAAAGTATCTGACGCAGCCTTCATCTGGGTGCTGAGGGGTGCCCGGACTTCGCTTCTGGCCGCAGGGCCTCCAAGAGTTTCTTGCAGGCCTTTGGGGTGCCTCAAGCTGCAGCTCTTGTTCTTCAGCCTCCAGTTCCTGCCAGATCAGAGAAGCCTGCGATGTGGAAACCTGCGTCAGCACTTGGAGAACACAACGGGCAACACCCCTTGCCATCCCCCGGGGCAGGCGGCTGCCTGCAAGCCCAGCCCCGTGCCCAGCCAGCCCGCCTCCCCATGCAGCACCATCACGGTCGCGCCCACCCCCGCAGCTCTTCGGGGTCTCTGGTGTGTGGGGCTCCAGTGGGTGGCTCTGTGGGAGGGAGCGTGGGCAGCTGCCGGGCAGGGTCTTCACGGGACTGCAGGGAGCGAAGCCAGCAGCTGGATCCTGATGGAGCAGATGCACTTGCATTGGTGGGTCCGGGAGGCAAGGGAGTAGGCAGCAGCTAATCACAGCCCAGCTTCTGTGATCCCAACAGGATCTTTCAAATGACAGCCAAtccagagccagctggagcagcaggagcaggaggcacagTGCCAGTACAGCcagtcacagctctgctttggtgGGTAAGAATGTTCTGACAACCAATCGTAGCCCAGGTTCCGGAAGGATTTTCCATAGGCAGCCAACCACAGCTTGGCCCTTCATGGCGGTGATCATGCAGAGCAGCCAGTCAGGGAGCAGATCTCTGGAGGGCACCCAGTGCCACGGAGGGTGCAGGTGGTCCAGGGTGCTTGGGGACCTGCTGAGCCCCACTGGGATCCAATGCATCCCATTACTGCAGGGGAACCGGTGCTGCCAGGGGCCCAATGGGCCCCAATGCCACAGAGCAACCTGATGAACCCCAGTGCCATGGGGCATACAGTGCGCCACAGTACCAGTTCGGACCCTGAAGCCTCTCACCACCAGTGTGTGAAAAGCACCGCAGCTTTCTCATTGCTCAGGGTGCCTCCAGTGagtggggctgctccaggacacacacacagggcaggaacagcccaaGCAGGCAGACACCAACATGCcagacagccctgccagcctcagaGACAGACAGCTGGTCCTCAGGCaaaagggcagagctgcccaagGGATGCCTAACCAGCACCAGGCCAAGGGGAAGATGAgccagaggggcagggaggcCAGGCCAGAAGGGCCCCTCTGGGCACACGTGCAGTCATGCTGGAGATGAACTGAGCATTTTCCTCAGACTCTGCAGGCCCACAGAGGTGCTGAGCATGGAGGAAACGTCTTCAGCACAATGGTACATGGGGTCTCACCAGGTGGGCACCAGCCTAGGCCTTCCTGACTTTCTTAAGATCAGTGCAGCCATTCCCTACCACTGAAAGCATTCTGAAAGCACCCTGCCGTCTGGCCCACCCCCAGTCCCTCCCTCCCAGGCCACCCAGCAACAGAGCTCGCTCTGGCAGGTTTCTCTACAGCACCCTGTGAAGGCTGCCAGGCCTCTGGCTCAGCACTGGCATTTACCTTTTTTGCACTTGGCTTGGCCCTGAGTTGGGCCCCAGCAGAAAGTGTTCCCCACCCTGCCTTCAAAGTAGCTCCGGAGGGCAAGTTCTTACTGCTCCCTGTCACGACCAGATCCTACCACACCGCTCACAGCGCCTCCTCCAATGCAGACCCCAGTGAGGCTGTGGcccctttcttcctcttccagcaCCCTCCCATCAGCACTTCCACACTAATGAGAAAACCAGCTCTCCTGTGACCCCTCAGGACAGGGACTGTCCCAAGCCCACAGTGAGAATAAGGCAAGACAGGCTCCAATGCCCAGCTGACACAAGCTCTCTGGTATCAAAGGGGTACAGGCACTGCACCACAGCTGCACCAGGCTCTGAGGGTGCAGGTAAAGATGGGCAGGGCCCTGCATGTGGGCCCCTGAGCGCATTTCAAGGCTCTGTGGGTCCAACAGCGGCGAAAGGGACGCAAGTGCTcacctggctggcagcagcttcGGCAGAGGGGGTGCGCTCGGCACGGTGGTCTGAGGGatgccctggcaggggtctcTCCACAGGAGAGTTCCTCCGGCGGTAGAAGAGGACATAGGCGTATCTGGTCACCACCTGGCTCTCATCCACGGTGGTGACTGTGCTGTCGTCAAAGAGCCGCCAGcctgagaaggaggaagggtTAAGCAAGCAGACAAGTcatggctgcaggagcagaggggtggCAAGGATGACAGATGCTCACCCACGTCGCTGCGCTGGCTGTTCTTGTCGTTGGGCAGGCGGGCGTACGCTGTGTAGTGCCCTCCAATCATGCCTCCATAGTGGTTGATCACAGCATACAGGTCATACAtaggcagctgctgctcaccctTCCGACCAATGCAGAACTTGCTCAGGTCCAGACTCCTGTAGAGAGATACAGTGACCGTCAAGGGTGATCAGTGTTATGCAGGCTGGGTTGCAGGTAAGCAGAGGCAATGCCAATCCAGGCACATCATCCCCTGGGCTCTCACCGGACAGGGAAGTCCACCATGTCATTGATCTTGTCCCTCCAAATAAAGCTGCGGAAGGAGAAGCGCTTGAGCTGGATGATGAGGACGTTGGGCAGCCGCCACAGCATCAGCTGCTTGGAAGCCTCACGGTGCTGCTTGCACTTGGGGCAGTACCTAGGGAAAGAGTGTGCTCGTTACTGGCATGGGGAGAGCCTCAGTCCttgcagcccagctcagccccagggcCCCCACATGCAGGGCTGGCAAAGGGTATGAGGGAGGACTCAGCCTCCTCTGTCAGGGGCAGGCCAGTACAGTCCTGCAGAGCACTAGCTTTGCTCCCTGCTGGCTTAGCCCTTCCAAGTGCACAGGGAAAGCCAGCCCATTGTTCCTGGCTGCCAGTAGAAACAGCGTGCAGGCccgggcagctcctgggaaacccctgctgctgtctgggcCTGCTGGCTGGAACCcaccctgctgccttcctcacCACGCTTCCTCTGGGGCCAGGACTTCAGGCTTCGTGAAGAGATTGAGGCACTGCTCCAGGGTGAAGTGGCCAGCCCGGGCTGCTTCGCTGGCCGAGCCTGGGTCCTCCACACACTCCAACTCCTTGGATTCTACCAACACAAATTCCTTGAGGCGCTCATTGTTCTTCCAGACCAGGGCAAGAGAGCAGTCGTCTGTCAGATCCAGGGGGGTGTCACCTGTGAAGGGGCACAGACCTCACACACCTATCCAACCAGGATAGACCAGGCCACTTTGCTGGAGCAATCTTGCCCATCCCGGTTAGATACAGAGATCAAAAAGTGCTGCCAGAAATGGGCAGGTACCCCCCTGGCCAGGTTCATCATGCAGAGCGCCTCAGCCTGCAGGGTGCAACACTGGCACAACCCTCTCATCAGAACCACCCTCACAACCAGCACTTGGTGTGGGCATCCCATTCATACAAAGAGGTGACCCAGAGATCACAGACCCTCTGAGAATACAAGAGGTTGGAAGGAATCGGCCTATTTGCTGAGAAGAGCAGGAATGTCATGCCCAAGAAGAGCTTCTAGACAGa
The window above is part of the Serinus canaria isolate serCan28SL12 chromosome 12, serCan2020, whole genome shotgun sequence genome. Proteins encoded here:
- the SLC6A8 gene encoding sodium- and chloride-dependent creatine transporter 1; the protein is MDFIMSCVGFAVGLGNVWRFPYLCYKNGGGVFLIPYLLIVFVGGIPIFFLEVALGQFMKQGGIAAWNIAPLFKGLGLASMVIVFFCNSYYIMILVWGLFYLVHSLTDTLPWATCGHSWNTEQCTELFNLDLCQNVSTNTTASTWTSNFSCTNMTNKRSPVIEFWENKVLRLSGGLSEPGEMNWEMILCLLTTWVIVYFCIWKGVKSTGKIVYFTALFPYVVLILLLVHGVTLPGALGGIIYYLKPDWSKLVEAQVWIDAGTQVFFSYAIGLGALTALGSYNRFHNNCYRDAYILAVINSCTSFFAGFVVFSVLGFMASEQGVDISKVAESGPGLAFIAYPKAVTLMPLSPLWATLFFIMLLVLGLDSQFVGVEGFITGILDLFPQPGAGSLRRELTAALCCIICCLIDLSMVTQGGMYVFQLFDNYSASGITLLWQAFWECVVIAWVYGADRFMDDVARMIGYRPLPVMKWCWAVVTPLVCVGIFVFHVVNYKPLTYNKTYVYPWWGEAIGWVLALSSMLCIPCTVIYKLLRCKGSLRERWQLLTTPIWGQHHLEYLTPEAEAKLLAPEPPKEKATLFETVI